Proteins from one Desulfonema limicola genomic window:
- a CDS encoding SoxR reducing system RseC family protein, with protein sequence MIKENGVVIKTGKAKAWVKTIKSSACAGCASHDSCEAAKEAEVEAINTIGAKTGDNVVVGFETGSLIKVSMMLYLFPVFTMIAGAVIGSKLAPVYNIDESVMSAIFAFSFFFLSFICIRLTGNLLSGNKKYQAQIIKIKKDISQSASVSCSQV encoded by the coding sequence ATGATAAAGGAAAACGGGGTTGTAATAAAAACAGGAAAAGCTAAAGCCTGGGTAAAAACAATAAAAAGCAGTGCATGTGCAGGATGTGCATCTCATGATTCCTGTGAAGCTGCAAAAGAAGCTGAGGTTGAGGCAATTAATACTATTGGTGCAAAAACCGGAGATAATGTGGTTGTAGGGTTTGAAACCGGCTCTCTCATAAAGGTTTCAATGATGCTTTATCTTTTTCCAGTATTTACAATGATTGCAGGGGCAGTCATAGGTTCAAAGCTTGCCCCTGTCTATAATATTGATGAATCTGTTATGTCAGCCATATTTGCATTTTCATTTTTCTTCCTGTCTTTTATCTGCATAAGGCTTACTGGAAACCTGCTTTCAGGCAATAAAAAATATCAGGCCCAGATAATAAAAATAAAGAAAGATATTTCCCAGTCTGCTTCTGTATCCTGCAGTCAGGTTTGA